The genomic region TTGTAGAATATATGGCCCAAAAGTTAGACCTACCGTGTCTTACGGTGATGTGTCATGAGGAAACCTCGACGGTGGACTTGCTGGGGCGCTACATCATCAAAGGCCACGATACCGAATGGATAGACGGGCCACTAACGCAGGCCGTTAGGAGCGGCGGCATCATCTATTTGGATGAAATTGCCGAAGCCCGCCCCGATGTAATGGTGGCCATTCACTCGCTTACCGACCATCGGAGGATGTTGTATTTGGATCGGCATCACGAAAATCTAAAGGCTCCCGACCATTTTATGTTGGTGGCATCGTTTAATCCGGGCTATCAGAAGGGGTATAAAGAGCTAAAACCCTCCACGCGGCAGCGCTTTGTTACCCTGTCTTTTCAATATCCCGCCAAAGAGTTAGAAACCGAAATCATTGCCACAGAGACAGGCGTAGAAAAAGCCGTGGCGCAAAAACTGGTAGCCATTGCTGCAAAAATCCGAAATAGCGTAGAATTGGGCCTTACCGAAACCGTTTCTACACGCTTATTGGTGGACGCGGGCATATTGATTGCAAGTGGTTTACCGCCCAGATTGGCTTGCACCGTTTCGATTGCCGAAACCCTCACCGATGACGAGGATGTGAAAGCATCCCTAAAAGACCTTATCGCATTGATTTTTTAGGCGACACTTATGGAATGGGACCAGTTTATCTTCAAGAAAATCCACCAGTTGGTCACGTTTGTACGTTCCGAGAAGCCCGATCC from Rhodothermia bacterium harbors:
- a CDS encoding CbbQ/NirQ/NorQ/GpvN family protein: MLVSPAVDHVFYKPIGREIEVFEHCFRNRLPLLLKGPTGSGKSRFVEYMAQKLDLPCLTVMCHEETSTVDLLGRYIIKGHDTEWIDGPLTQAVRSGGIIYLDEIAEARPDVMVAIHSLTDHRRMLYLDRHHENLKAPDHFMLVASFNPGYQKGYKELKPSTRQRFVTLSFQYPAKELETEIIATETGVEKAVAQKLVAIAAKIRNSVELGLTETVSTRLLVDAGILIASGLPPRLACTVSIAETLTDDEDVKASLKDLIALIF